From one Gossypium hirsutum isolate 1008001.06 chromosome D08, Gossypium_hirsutum_v2.1, whole genome shotgun sequence genomic stretch:
- the LOC107913725 gene encoding U1 small nuclear ribonucleoprotein A, with translation MAEISQDEEIPPNMTLYINNLNEKIKIDQLKKSLHAVFSQFGKILDVLAFKTLKHKGQAWVIFEDVNSATNALRRMQGFPFYDKEMRIQYAKTKSDIIAKADGTFVPREKRKRHDEKGGKKRKEQLDPNQAAAGLNPSYAGAYGATPPLSQIPYLGARPIVPEAPAPPNNILFVQNLPHDATAMMLQMLFNQYPGLKDVRMVEAKPGIAFVEYENEMQSTVAMQALQGFKIQQNQMLITYAKK, from the exons ATGGCGGAGATTAGTCAGGATGAAGAAATTCCTCCCAATATGACATTATACATCAACAATCTCAACGAGAAGATCAAAATCGACC AGTTGAAGAAATCGTTGCACGCTGTCTTTTCACAATTTGGGAAGATATTGGATGTGTTAGCATTTAAAACTCTGAAACATAAAGGTCAAGCTTGGGTTATTTTCGAGGATGTTAACTCCGCTACCAATGCTCTTAGGCGAATGCAGGGCTTTCCTTTTTACGACAAGGAAATG AGAATACAATATGCAAAGACTAAATCTGACATAATAGCAAAAGCAGATGGCACTTTTGTCCCCCGAGAGAAGCGAAAGAGGCATGACGAAAAGG GAGGGAAAAAACGGAAAGAACAACTTGATCCTAATCAAGCTGCAGCAGGTTTGAATCCATCTTATGCGGGTGCTTACGGTGCAACACCTCCT CTATCACAAATACCCTACCTGGGTGCTAGACCTATAGTCCCAGAAGCACCTGCACCACCAAATAACATTCTATTTGTTCAGAATCTTCCTCATGATGCAACTGCGATGATGCTGCAAATGCTCTTCAACCAATACCCTGGTTTGAAGGACGTTCGAATGGTGGAAGCAAAACCAGGTATTGCCTTTGTGGAGTATGAAAACGAGATGCAATCAACAGTTGCAATGCAGGCACTACAAGGTTTCAAGATACAGCAAAACCAGATGCTGATTACTTATGCAAAGAAGTAG